From Acidothermus cellulolyticus 11B, a single genomic window includes:
- the narH gene encoding nitrate reductase subunit beta produces MRVMAQMAMVMNLDKCIGCHTCTVTCKQVWTNRVGTEYVYFNNVETKPGIGYPKRYEDQEQWHGGWTLDRKGRLQLKSGSRLRRLLSIFYNPDLPTIDDYGEPWTYNYRHIIDAPLGTPNPSAHSISALTGKDVTVQWGANWEDDLAGAPERALADPNLAGLQERVRMEFEQVFMFYLPRICEHCLNPSCVASCPSGAMYKRAEDGIVLVDQDKCRGWRFCVSGCPYKKVYFNHRTGKAEKCTLCFPRIEAGQPTICAETCVGRLRYLGLILYDADRVLAAAATRDPKNLYEAQLGVFLDPEDPEVQAEAARQGIPDDWIEGARRSPTYALAVRHRVALPLHPEYRTLPMVWYIPPLSPVADVAHAAGYDPADPDAVFAAIDALRIPMEYLANLFTAGDTDVVRRVLRKLALMRAMMRAEQLGLPVNEEQIAETGATRTELHDLYRLLAIAKYDDRYVIPPAHAEDAGRLLSQHEQLFCSLDSDGGPGMGGLGPHGIRAFRPASRPGETPTSETFRDSAGRLRVNLLGWDGTHRRGLFPDAAVETGEHQ; encoded by the coding sequence ATGAGAGTCATGGCGCAGATGGCCATGGTGATGAACCTCGACAAGTGCATCGGGTGTCACACCTGCACGGTGACCTGCAAGCAGGTGTGGACGAACCGGGTCGGCACCGAGTACGTGTACTTCAACAATGTCGAGACGAAGCCGGGAATCGGCTACCCCAAGCGGTACGAGGACCAGGAGCAATGGCACGGCGGCTGGACGCTGGACCGGAAAGGCCGGCTTCAACTGAAGTCCGGCAGCCGGCTCCGCCGATTGCTCAGCATCTTCTACAACCCCGATCTCCCCACCATCGATGACTACGGCGAACCGTGGACGTACAACTACCGCCACATCATCGATGCGCCCCTCGGCACTCCGAATCCGAGCGCGCACTCGATTTCCGCGCTCACCGGAAAAGACGTCACCGTGCAGTGGGGCGCCAACTGGGAGGACGATCTCGCCGGTGCACCGGAGCGGGCACTGGCCGACCCCAACCTCGCCGGCTTGCAGGAACGGGTTCGGATGGAGTTCGAGCAGGTCTTCATGTTCTACCTGCCGAGAATCTGTGAGCACTGCCTCAATCCATCCTGCGTGGCGTCATGTCCGTCCGGTGCGATGTACAAGCGTGCGGAGGATGGCATCGTTCTGGTCGATCAGGATAAGTGCCGCGGCTGGCGGTTCTGCGTCTCCGGCTGTCCGTACAAGAAGGTGTACTTCAACCACCGCACTGGGAAAGCCGAGAAATGTACGCTCTGCTTTCCGCGCATTGAAGCAGGGCAGCCGACGATCTGTGCGGAGACGTGTGTCGGTCGGCTTCGCTACCTCGGTCTCATCCTCTACGATGCCGACCGCGTCCTCGCGGCAGCGGCGACCCGCGATCCAAAGAACCTGTATGAAGCACAGCTCGGGGTCTTTCTCGACCCGGAGGATCCGGAGGTCCAGGCCGAGGCGGCCCGCCAGGGCATTCCCGACGACTGGATCGAGGGTGCGCGTCGATCCCCCACCTATGCCTTGGCGGTCCGGCACCGCGTCGCGCTGCCGCTCCACCCCGAATACCGCACCCTGCCGATGGTCTGGTACATCCCGCCGCTGTCACCGGTCGCGGACGTCGCGCACGCCGCTGGCTATGATCCAGCGGACCCCGACGCGGTCTTCGCCGCCATTGATGCGCTGCGTATTCCGATGGAATATTTGGCGAACCTCTTCACCGCCGGTGATACCGACGTCGTCCGGCGCGTGCTGCGCAAACTGGCCCTCATGCGGGCGATGATGCGGGCCGAGCAACTCGGCCTGCCCGTTAACGAGGAGCAGATCGCCGAGACCGGCGCGACGAGAACCGAACTGCACGATCTGTACCGGCTTCTTGCCATTGCCAAGTACGACGACCGGTACGTCATTCCACCGGCGCACGCCGAGGACGCGGGCCGCCTTCTGTCGCAACACGAACAGTTGTTCTGCAGTCTGGACAGCGACGGCGGTCCCGGCATGGGCGGCCTCGGCCCGCACGGCATCCGGGCGTTCCGTCCCGCGTCCCGCCCCGGTGAGACACCGACGAGCGAAACCTTCCGGGACTCCGCGGGCCGGCTCCGGGTCAACCTTCTCGGCTGGGACGGCACGCATCGCCGCGGGCTTTTCCCCGATGCCGCCGTCGAGACCGGGGAGCACCAATGA